Proteins encoded in a region of the Elaeis guineensis isolate ETL-2024a chromosome 7, EG11, whole genome shotgun sequence genome:
- the LOC105048755 gene encoding protein ASPARTIC PROTEASE IN GUARD CELL 1, translated as MADRYHFLSVLFLLSLFASIVLCRNLSPRSIGSAPTTATLDVSASLGQALRVLSFDPDQALDQEMKSFHHGGGAATSGGFTLELHSRDFLPTAAQARHTDYKTLTLARLHRDSARVKSIAARLALAAHGVKRSDLKPLAEEKELAAMAQAIKGPIVSGTSQGSGEYFSRVGIGKPAKPLYMVLDTGSDVTWVQCQPCTDCYQQSDPVFEPSASSSYSPLPCDSPRCHDLDISACRNSSAGGSSCLYQVSYGDGSYTIGDFATETVTLGDSAPVSGVAIGCGHDNEGLFVGAAGLLALGGGPLSFPSQISARTFSYCLVDRDSPASSTLELGGGSASTAAVAAPMLRNRKLDTFYYVGLSGISVGGAMLSIPPSAFAMDESGSGGVIVDSGTAVTRLQAEAYEALRDAFRRGTAGLPAAAGVSLFDTCYDLSSRTSVDVPTVAFHFPEGRELRLPAKNYLIPVDGVGTYCLAFAPTKAPLSIIGNVQQQGTRVSFDLDKSVVGFTPNNC; from the coding sequence ATGGCGGACAGATACCACTTCCTCTCGGTTCTCTTCTTGCTTTCACTCTTCGCCTCCATTGTCTTATGCCGAAATCTCTCGCCCCGGAGCATCGGATCCGCCCCCACCACCGCCACTCTCGACGTCTCCGCCTCACTCGGACAAGCCCTCCGCGTCCTCTCCTTCGACCCCGACCAAGCCCTCGACCAAGAGATGAAGTCCTTCCACCACGGCGGCGGCGCGGCCACGTCCGGCGGCTTCACACTTGAACTGCATTCTCGAGACTTTCTCCCTACCGCCGCCCAGGCCCGCCACACCGACTACAAAACCCTAACCCTCGCCCGCCTCCACCGCGACTCCGCCCGGGTGAAATCCATTGCCGCTCGCCTCGCCCTCGCCGCCCACGGCGTCAAACGCTCAGATCTGAAACCCCTCGCCGAGGAGAAGGAACTGGCGGCGATGGCGCAGGCCATCAAGGGCCCGATCGTCTCCGGGACGAGCCAGGGCAGTGGCGAGTACTTCTCCCGTGTTGGGATCGGGAAGCCCGCCAAGCCCTTGTACATGGTTCTTGACACCGGGAGCGACGTCACCTGGGTCCAATGTCAGCCCTGCACCGATTGCTACCAGCAATCCGACCCCGTATTCGAGccttccgcctcctcctcctactCCCCCCTCCCCTGCGACTCCCCCCGCTGCCACGACCTTGATATCTCCGCCTGCCGCAACTCCTCCGCCGGCGGTTCCTCTTGCCTCTACCAGGTCTCCTACGGCGACGGGTCCTATACCATCGGGGATTTTGCGACGGAGACGGTGACCCTCGGCGACTCCGCCCCCGTCTCCGGCGTCGCCATCGGGTGCGGCCACGACAACGAGGGCCTCTTTGTCGGCGCCGCGGGGCTCCTCGCTCTCGGCGGCGGACCTCTTTCCTTCCCCTCTCAGATCTCCGCCCGCACCTTCTCCTACTGCCTTGTCGACCGCGACTCCCCGGCTAGCTCCACCCTCGAGTTGGGTGGCGGCTCCGCCTCCACTGCGGCGGTGGCCGCGCCGATGCTCCGCAACCGCAAGCTGGACACGTTCTACTACGTGGGACTCTCCGGGATCAGCGTAGGCGGAGCGATGCTGTCCATCCCGCCGTCGGCGTTCGCGATGGACGAAAGCGGGAGCGGCGGGGTGATCGTGGACTCCGGGACGGCGGTGACGCGGCTTCAGGCGGAGGCGTACGAGGCGCTCCGGGATGCGTTCCGGCGCGGGACGGCGGGGCTGCCGGCGGCGGCGGGAGTGTCGCTGTTCGACACGTGCTACGACCTTTCGTCGAGGACCAGCGTGGATGTGCCGACGGTGGCGTTCCACTTCCCGGAGGGTCGGGAGCTTCGACTGCCGGCGAAGAACTACCTCATCCCGGTGGACGGCGTCGGCACCTACTGCCTCGCCTTCGCTCCGACGAAGGCGCCGTTGTCCATCATCGGGAACGTCCAGCAGCAGGGTACACGTGTCAGTTTCGATCTCGACAAATCGGTGGTGGGGTTCACGCCCAATAACTGCTAG